A region of Desulfomicrobium escambiense DSM 10707 DNA encodes the following proteins:
- a CDS encoding dual CXXC motif small (seleno)protein: protein MLDRREFPTRLRCRKCRAMLQVRRHURGVELRCRSCGAVYGLQEYSANLDDLLEEFLANVPCDRV, encoded by the coding sequence ATGCTCGACCGCAGGGAGTTTCCGACTCGCCTGCGCTGCAGGAAGTGCCGGGCCATGCTGCAGGTCCGCCGGCATTGACGCGGTGTGGAGCTGCGCTGCAGGTCGTGCGGCGCCGTTTACGGGCTTCAGGAGTACAGCGCGAACCTCGACGACCTGCTGGAGGAGTTTCTGGCCAACGTCCCCTGCGACAGGGTCTAG
- the pcnB gene encoding polynucleotide adenylyltransferase PcnB, whose protein sequence is MTSVIIPRSEHTVSRQNIHPDALKVMYRLVRKGFTAYLVGGSVRDLILGRTPKDFDVSTNATPSQIKKIFQNCFLIGRRFRLAHIRFDDQIIETSTFRRCPDQDEENGGDDLYQFRDNCYGTPEEDALRRDFTINGLFYEVERFTIIDHVGGLSDIQNRLIRCIGDPNIRFREDPVRMIRAVRFASRLDFHIEPATYNAILRHHEEILKASPPRIFEELQKLFAFAAGEKAFRLLYKTGLLHVLLPEIADFLDHDHGQDSVLWTWLEHLDERIRTVGKVEPVLVFAALFTAPVRHVAERYETAGERVVYNALLADLLPPICTRMSMPKWMSTRMIQIMANQSRFEPDKKKRFSKRGFVAQDCFPETLALYQLGLLVAGEDLGPAEIWGSLRSEVEAETPQFVRGEVRTEQGRPPRKRPPRRRRR, encoded by the coding sequence ATGACTTCAGTCATCATTCCCCGATCAGAACACACCGTCTCGCGGCAGAATATCCATCCCGACGCCCTGAAGGTCATGTACCGCCTGGTGCGCAAGGGTTTCACCGCCTACCTTGTCGGCGGCAGCGTGCGCGACCTCATCCTCGGACGCACGCCCAAGGACTTCGACGTCAGCACCAACGCCACGCCGAGCCAAATCAAGAAGATCTTCCAGAACTGCTTCCTCATCGGCCGCAGGTTCCGCCTGGCGCACATCCGCTTCGACGACCAGATCATCGAGACCTCGACCTTCCGGCGCTGTCCCGACCAGGACGAGGAGAACGGCGGCGACGATCTCTACCAGTTCCGCGACAACTGCTACGGCACGCCCGAAGAGGACGCCCTGCGGCGCGACTTCACCATCAACGGGCTCTTCTACGAGGTCGAGCGCTTCACCATCATCGATCACGTGGGCGGCCTCTCCGACATCCAGAACCGTCTCATCCGCTGTATCGGCGACCCGAACATCCGCTTCCGCGAAGACCCGGTGCGCATGATCCGGGCCGTCCGCTTCGCCTCACGCCTGGATTTCCACATCGAGCCGGCCACCTACAACGCTATCCTCCGGCACCACGAGGAGATTCTCAAGGCCTCGCCGCCGCGCATCTTCGAGGAACTGCAGAAGCTCTTCGCCTTCGCGGCCGGCGAAAAGGCCTTCCGCCTGCTCTACAAGACGGGGCTGCTGCATGTCCTGCTACCCGAGATCGCCGATTTTCTGGACCACGACCACGGTCAGGACTCGGTCCTGTGGACGTGGCTCGAACACTTGGACGAGCGCATCCGGACCGTGGGCAAGGTCGAGCCGGTCCTGGTTTTCGCGGCCCTGTTTACGGCCCCGGTGCGCCACGTGGCCGAACGCTACGAGACGGCCGGGGAACGGGTGGTCTACAACGCCCTGCTGGCCGACCTGCTGCCGCCCATCTGCACGCGCATGAGCATGCCCAAGTGGATGTCGACGCGCATGATCCAGATCATGGCCAACCAGAGCCGTTTCGAGCCCGACAAGAAGAAGCGCTTCTCCAAGCGCGGCTTCGTGGCCCAGGACTGTTTCCCCGAAACCCTGGCCCTCTACCAATTGGGCCTGCTCGTGGCCGGCGAGGACCTCGGCCCGGCCGAGATATGGGGAAGCCTGCGCAGCGAGGTGGAGGCCGAGACCCCGCAGTTCGTGCGCGGCGAGGTCAGAACCGAGCAGGGGAGGCCGCCCCGCAAGAGGCCGCCCCGCAGGCGACGGAGATGA